From Thermoplasmatales archaeon, a single genomic window includes:
- a CDS encoding endonuclease gives MYIFFLGLLFGFLTGVLYIYRKFVSPLKRDKKSMSVLHGKIMEQFAPFMKNYPFEPKKFRFIGSPVDGLQFNDDKILFVEFKTGNSKLSEEEKKIKKLVENKKVEWFEIKWE, from the coding sequence ATTTATATATTTTTCCTCGGTCTTCTTTTTGGCTTTTTAACAGGGGTATTATATATTTACAGAAAATTTGTATCCCCTCTCAAAAGAGATAAAAAAAGCATGTCAGTATTGCATGGGAAAATTATGGAACAATTTGCACCTTTTATGAAAAATTATCCATTTGAGCCAAAAAAATTCAGGTTTATTGGTTCGCCAGTTGATGGATTGCAATTCAATGATGATAAAATTTTATTTGTTGAATTTAAAACAGGGAATAGTAAGTTAAGCGAGGAGGAGAAAAAAATAAAGAAACTTGTTGAAAATAAAAAAGTGGAGTGGTTTGAAATAAAATGGGAGTAA